CCCATTTGAGCATATTTCTCGTACCATTGCCGAACGTGAAGTAGACCTAGTAGTGATGGGAACGAAAGGCTCTTCCGGTTTAGAAGAAATTTTTGTGGGTTCTAATACTGAAAAAGTAGTACGGCGAGCTGGTTGTCCGGTGCTTACCGTAAAAACCCCGGTGGTGTTTAGCGATGTTAAAAATATTGCGTTTGCTACTAATTTCCGGAGTGATCATTCTAAGTTGATTCAACAGTTAAGTGAATTACAGAAATTATTCGATGCTACCATTCATATGGTGAGTGTGAATACTCCTAGCAACTTTGAGAGTGATCGTTACTATAAAAAGGCAATGAAGGAGTTTGCCGAGCAGCACCAACTGAAAAACTACACCATGAACGTGTATAATGATGATCCGGAAGAAGACGGTATTATCTATTTTGCCGAAGATATTGATGCCGATATGATTGCCTTAGGTACCCACGGGCGCACGGGAATTGGGCGGTTATTGAGCGGAAGTATTGCCGAAGATGTGGTGAACCATGCTAAACGTCCGGTGTGGACTTTCCAACTGTAAGCCGTATTATCCCTGCCAGTCGGCGGGGGATTTACGCCAGCTCTGCAAAGAAGTTAAGCTAGTGGCTGAAATCAAATTTTGTTCTACCGCTTCTTTAATTAGAACATCGTAATTGCAGAGCGATACGAACGGAATTTCTGCATTGGCGAATAATTCTTGGGCCTGATCGAAGCCATAGGTGAAGATTGAGATTAGGCCCATAATTTCAAATCCTGAGAGGTCAAGAGCCGCCGCTGCTTTGGCCGAACTTCCGCCAGTAGATACTAGGTCTTCAATAAGCACTACTTTTTGACCCTGAGTAATTTCTCCCTCTACCATATTAGTCATACCGTGGGCTTTGGGCTTAGGTCGTACGTAAAGAAAGGGTAAATCGAGGGCATCAGCTACCAGAGCTCCCTGGGCAATTCCCGCCGTAGCCACTCCCGCAATAGCCTCAGTACCCTGAAACTTCTTCCTAATTACTTCCACTAGCTCGTGCTTAATATACGTCCGAGTATTGGGATACGATAGGGCAATGCGCCCATCGCAGTAAATTGGAGACTTCCAGCCTGAACTCCAGGTGTACGGCTGCTCAACACTGAGCTTTACCACTCCAATATTCAAATACATCCGAGCAATACGCTCGGCCACTGATAAATCTCTTTGACCAGACCAACTCATAGTTGCAAACTTAGCCATTTGCCAACAAAGTATACAGAATTTTAGGATTTAACTTCTCTTCAATAGTGACGGGCCTTGCTCTCTAACCACTCAGAAATAGCTTGACAGCATATAGCATGAGAAAAATTAAAATAATAATATAAATCTTACATTAGTGATATTTTTTATATATTTGTATTTGGTTTATTTTTTTTATGATAAAAGAAAGGACTAGTCGCTTACTAAATGAAGAAAAAGAGATTGCGCTACTGCTCAGTAGGCGGGGGGAACTCCTTTTTCTAAACACAGCGGCATCTGAGTACTTCGAAAAAATAGGGGTAAGGAACACTGCTACTATTTATTCATTCCTTTCTCCTGATACCGAAGCAGTTCTTCGGCAATTTCTTAGTCAGGGTAGCTCGTCCGGTGCTGCTACTATAAATTTTAAGGGAGTATTGGAGGGTGAATACACGCAGAGTCCGATTCACTTTTGGTTGAGCCGTACCGCTACTTCTCAGGAGGATATTTTTATTGTGATACTAGAGATACTCACAAATGTTGAACCTGCATCTAAGTTATTAAAACGCTACAAAGCAATTCTTGATGATTCGCCGGTCATTGTGTCAGTATACAATGCTAATTTCAACTGTATTTATGTAAACCGCAGTGCGTACTATCAGCTAGGGCATTCGCTGGGCGACTATTATGCTAACGATGGCTTTCTGCAGTTTGTAGAGCCGTCTGATCGTCCGGCATTTATCTTGGCAATTGAGAAAGATACTCAAAACAGAGTACAATTTTCTAAGTATTATTATCTTGCCCGTAAAAAGAGCGGGGAGCTGGTAAAAATTACTAATTTCATTACCAGAGTTTTTCAAGAAGATGGCCAACTGAATCAAATAGTCGCTAACGAACAGATTTCCTTTGTGGGAACAAATATACTAACCCCTACCGACACCCAAGAAGAACTTATTTTAGCTGATGCTCACTATCATATACACTATATCAGCCAAAATACCAAAGAGCTATTAGGTGGAGGTGGTGGCAACCCGTCATCGCTATTTTCCGTGATTCATCCCGATGATCATGCTAAACTTCTAGCGACCCAAAGCCAGCAGAACGATGCTATTGCGGTGACTAACACCCAACTACGTATTATTCAGCCATCTAACTCAATTCAGTTAATTGATGCTACCATTCACCGTTTTTTTAATGTGCACGGTCAAATGGTATATATCGCTATTCGGTGGCTAAAGCCAGATAGCTCAGAGGAACACAATACCTCGCTCCCAGCAGCAGACGAAAAGAATCAGTCTCAGGAACTTGAGGCTTCGGCAGAAAATCTATCAGAAGGCACTAGCTTTTTCTTACAGCAAGACCTAACAATTAGCTACAGTAGCCCTATGGTAGAAGAAGTATTAGGGTATACATCTAGCGAATTGCAAGGCCAGGATATTACAACACTAATCCACGAAAGTGCTCAAGAGCTAGTGAAAGAGCAGTTAGCAACTGCATTTTCTCAGCCTGAGGCTAACTTAACATGTCTGATAAAGAAAAAGGATAGTACGTATCAACCCTTTGACTTAGCTTTTAAAACAATTGATGAAGGCAGTGGGCCTCCCATTTTGTTTATTAGATTGCGCGCAATGAGTTTTGCTAATCCAAAGTTATCTCAATTAGTTCTTGATCATCTACCTGATGCAGTATTCCTGCTCAGATACTCTGATCTGTCTATTATCGAGGCTAACTCTTCGGCTGTGGCTTTGCTTCAGGAAAACCACGCTCAACTGGTAGGTACCGAGTTTCTCTCACTCTGGGATGCTCCAGTAGCCGAGCAGCTTCGCATATTTCTCAGTCAGGAAACAGAAATTACTACCCAAGATATTCAGTACACTACTCACCAAGGGCATTCTTTCTGGGGAAATACTACAATTAGACCCATGATAAGTGGGTCAGTTCCCCAGAAAAACATAATTGTACTACGTATTGTAGACGTCACTGATCGTAAGGCACAAGAAATAGAACTACAGAAACATTCTGTCCAAGAATCAATTAGTGTACGTGAGAAATTCCTTTCTGAGATTAGCCACGAGATACGTACTCCGCTAAATGCCGTGCTCGGTATGACTCACCTGATGCTACAAAGCAACCCGCGGGAAGATCAGAAAAAGATGCTTCAAACCTTGAAGTTTTCAGGAGACAACCTCACCGCACTAATTAATGATCTTCTCGATTTATCAAAAATTAAGGCAGGCCAGCTAAAGTTAGATAATAAGGAATTCAATCTGATTGACTTTATTCAGGGGGTGAAGTCTACGTACCGCAGCTTGGTAAGCGATCGGGGAATATTATTCCGCCTACTCACCGAAGACGAAGTGCCTACGTTGGTTATGGGCGACGTAAACCGTCTGGGGCAAGTGCTGAATAATCTGCTCAGTAATGCGGTTAAATTTACCGAAGAAGGGCAAATAGTGCTAAGCGTCTACGTAGAAAAAGAAGAAAAGGAACGGTACACTTTATTATTTGAAGTAGCCGATACCGGTATTGGAATACCCGAAGATAAGCTAACCATTATATTTGAACCCTACCAGCAGGCGGGACCCAGCAAATACGGTGGCACCGGATTGGGACTTTCTATCGTAAAAAGTATTGTGGAGCTGCAAGGTGGAAAAATTTCGGTGCAGAGCACTGAACGGAAGGGAACTACTTTTCGGGTAGCTTTGCCTTTTGGTAAATCCGCTCAGTTTGAAACTACGCAGCAGCACACTACTCAGTCATTTATGACGGAGTTTCAGTCATTAGAAGGGCTAAAGGTATTGTACGTAGAAGACGTTATTCCGAACCAACTGCTAATGGAAGGGCTATCTGATAAGTGGGATGTACAACTGGATACTGCTCTGAATGGCTTGGAAGCGTTGCAAAAAGTAAAAAACAACCAGTACGACCTTATCCTGATGGATATTCAGATGCCGGAAATGGAC
This region of Tunicatimonas pelagia genomic DNA includes:
- the pyrE gene encoding orotate phosphoribosyltransferase, with the protein product MAKFATMSWSGQRDLSVAERIARMYLNIGVVKLSVEQPYTWSSGWKSPIYCDGRIALSYPNTRTYIKHELVEVIRKKFQGTEAIAGVATAGIAQGALVADALDLPFLYVRPKPKAHGMTNMVEGEITQGQKVVLIEDLVSTGGSSAKAAAALDLSGFEIMGLISIFTYGFDQAQELFANAEIPFVSLCNYDVLIKEAVEQNLISATSLTSLQSWRKSPADWQG
- a CDS encoding ATP-binding protein — encoded protein: MIKERTSRLLNEEKEIALLLSRRGELLFLNTAASEYFEKIGVRNTATIYSFLSPDTEAVLRQFLSQGSSSGAATINFKGVLEGEYTQSPIHFWLSRTATSQEDIFIVILEILTNVEPASKLLKRYKAILDDSPVIVSVYNANFNCIYVNRSAYYQLGHSLGDYYANDGFLQFVEPSDRPAFILAIEKDTQNRVQFSKYYYLARKKSGELVKITNFITRVFQEDGQLNQIVANEQISFVGTNILTPTDTQEELILADAHYHIHYISQNTKELLGGGGGNPSSLFSVIHPDDHAKLLATQSQQNDAIAVTNTQLRIIQPSNSIQLIDATIHRFFNVHGQMVYIAIRWLKPDSSEEHNTSLPAADEKNQSQELEASAENLSEGTSFFLQQDLTISYSSPMVEEVLGYTSSELQGQDITTLIHESAQELVKEQLATAFSQPEANLTCLIKKKDSTYQPFDLAFKTIDEGSGPPILFIRLRAMSFANPKLSQLVLDHLPDAVFLLRYSDLSIIEANSSAVALLQENHAQLVGTEFLSLWDAPVAEQLRIFLSQETEITTQDIQYTTHQGHSFWGNTTIRPMISGSVPQKNIIVLRIVDVTDRKAQEIELQKHSVQESISVREKFLSEISHEIRTPLNAVLGMTHLMLQSNPREDQKKMLQTLKFSGDNLTALINDLLDLSKIKAGQLKLDNKEFNLIDFIQGVKSTYRSLVSDRGILFRLLTEDEVPTLVMGDVNRLGQVLNNLLSNAVKFTEEGQIVLSVYVEKEEKERYTLLFEVADTGIGIPEDKLTIIFEPYQQAGPSKYGGTGLGLSIVKSIVELQGGKISVQSTERKGTTFRVALPFGKSAQFETTQQHTTQSFMTEFQSLEGLKVLYVEDVIPNQLLMEGLSDKWDVQLDTALNGLEALQKVKNNQYDLILMDIQMPEMDGYEATREIRNLQDPHYENIPIIALTASVSDKTRERIQEMGMNDYIPKPINPKSLHQKLAALAKNRPADLATTTSVKDVAIPGLNPDFSQLRELYLGDSKGYIEILEQIQRLTLECFPVIISAVERKDEEVLRFNCHKIMSYIRLLHLNPLERLLDQAKEYVDDQAELLSADNIVQQLTRYFDKLEQHISDEITEYS
- a CDS encoding universal stress protein → MKTILVPTDFSEQATYALDLAAGLAHKSGAKVQLLNVVEAPHGSSFSAMGEVTAPDAKDNLYFIQLIESAKRKFSEMAAEGKYADIELEGVVEVGHPFEHISRTIAEREVDLVVMGTKGSSGLEEIFVGSNTEKVVRRAGCPVLTVKTPVVFSDVKNIAFATNFRSDHSKLIQQLSELQKLFDATIHMVSVNTPSNFESDRYYKKAMKEFAEQHQLKNYTMNVYNDDPEEDGIIYFAEDIDADMIALGTHGRTGIGRLLSGSIAEDVVNHAKRPVWTFQL